The segment TCGAGGGCGCGAGCCTGCAGTCCCAGGTCCTCGGTCTGGGCCTGCGGCACACGGTCCGCCCGCTCCTCGACCTGTGGACGCGCCTGCCGTTCGACCTCTTCCCGCCCAACCTGCTGGAGCACGCCGCTCGGCTCCTGCCGGTGCAGGAGGGGACGAGCTGGCGCACGGTCGACCTCGCGCGCTGCGGCAGCGAGCTGGTGCTCGCGCGGGACGTGCGCGACATCCACGGCGGCAACCCCAAGGTGATCCTGTACTTCCACGGCGGCGCGTTCCTCACCTGCGGGCTGAACACGCACCGCCGACTCGTCTCGCGCATCTCAGACGCGTCCGGCCAGCCGGTGCTCAACGTCGGCTACCGCCAGATGCCCTACGAGCCGATCGCCGAGTCGGTCGCCGACGGCGTCGACGCGTTCCGCTGGCTGCTCGACCAGGGCTACCGTGCCGAGGACGTCACCATCACCGGCGACTCCGCCGGCGGCTACCTGGCCTTCAGCGTGGCTCGCGCCGTGCTCGACGCCGGTCTGGGCCGCCCCGCGGGCGTGGTGGCCATCTCGCCCCTGCTCGACGTCGACGCCACCCGCAAGCGCCAGCACCGCAACGCCGACCGCTGCCAGACCTTCCCGCTGCGTGCCCTCGAGAAGTTCACCGAGGTCTCGCTGCGCATGGACACGCGCCGCGGCATCCACGGACAGCGGACCTGCCCGGTCGACATGCCCCTCGAGGACATGCCACCGGCCCTCATCCAGATCGGGTCCCGCGAGATCCTGCTCGCCGACGCCGAGCACATGGCCGCACGGCTGGTGCAGGCCGGCGTTCCCGTCGACCTGCAGGTCTGGGACCGCCAGGTGCACGTCTTCCAGGCTGCCGCGTCGTGGGTGCCGGAGGCACGGGCGGCGATCGAGGAGATCGGCGACTTCGTCACCGGCCTCAGCGCGCAGCAGGCTCAGGCCCCGGAGCAGGACACCGTCGCCGCGCCTCGGCGACGCAGCAGCCGGCGCACCGGCGTCGCCGCCGTCTGAGCGGCGCCCTCCCCACACGCGAGGCGGCTCCGACCCCGAGCGGGTACGGTCGAAGGTGACCGCCGCCACGCATCGGGAGGACCACCGTGAGCACTTCTTCGTCCACGCCGCACGCACCCGGAGCAGGTGACGCGCAGGTCGTCGCGGGCTTCGGCGTCCAGGACGAGAGCGGCCTG is part of the Aeromicrobium sp. Leaf245 genome and harbors:
- a CDS encoding alpha/beta hydrolase; the encoded protein is MGSTTDRRSARAGAVGHLSLAAEARFVEGASLQSQVLGLGLRHTVRPLLDLWTRLPFDLFPPNLLEHAARLLPVQEGTSWRTVDLARCGSELVLARDVRDIHGGNPKVILYFHGGAFLTCGLNTHRRLVSRISDASGQPVLNVGYRQMPYEPIAESVADGVDAFRWLLDQGYRAEDVTITGDSAGGYLAFSVARAVLDAGLGRPAGVVAISPLLDVDATRKRQHRNADRCQTFPLRALEKFTEVSLRMDTRRGIHGQRTCPVDMPLEDMPPALIQIGSREILLADAEHMAARLVQAGVPVDLQVWDRQVHVFQAAASWVPEARAAIEEIGDFVTGLSAQQAQAPEQDTVAAPRRRSSRRTGVAAV